A part of Odontesthes bonariensis isolate fOdoBon6 chromosome 23, fOdoBon6.hap1, whole genome shotgun sequence genomic DNA contains:
- the ace gene encoding angiotensin-converting enzyme, producing the protein MWRVAMGAGVNRLLWAVLLLPVFGLSEALRDSWLPGEYANTTADALRFLDEYNGTAEEVLFYSVSANWNYNTNLTEHNSKLQVEATLEEQAFSEAWGLKAKRVFSRELLNSLPDPTDKTLMEKIMSLGAANLPPLEREEYNTILSTMDSIYSKAKVHPQPNISWSLEPELTEIMANSRSYKKLLFAWEGWHNASGRPLKQHYPRFVELSNKASQADGFADTGADWRSWYESETFQQDIDKLFKTIEPLYLNLHAFVRRQLYNQYGPKYINLKGPIPAHLLGNMWAQTWNNIYDTMIPFPDKPNLDVTAEMVKQGYNATHMFRVAEEFFTSLGLKEMPEEFWDGSMLVKPDNRDVVCHASAWDFYNRKDFRIKQCTTVTMEQLFTVHHEMGHIQYYLQYKDQPVGFRRGANPGFHEAIGDVMSLSVSTPKHLHTINLLETLTSDDEMDLNFLLKMALEKIAFLPFGYLIDLWRWGVFSGHTPPERYNSEWWYLRTKYQGICPPIQRTEEDFDPGAKYHIPGNTPYIRYFVSFILQFQFHEKLCEAANHTGPLYTCDIYRSAEAGAILEKVLQAGSSKPWPQVLQEAIGTKEMNANSLMKYFDPVIKWLEKQNGNETLGWPDFNWVPPIPEGYPEDIDKNTDELDAKKFLDEYNSTAEVVWNTYTEASWKYNTDINEVNKQAMLEKNLEMSAHTLKYGLQARQYDTTDFQDDLVKRIMNKLSDIERAALSSEELKEYNTLLSNMETKYSVAEVCRDNGNCHPLDPDLQKIMAESRDYDELLFAWKGWRDAAGKVLRQDYKRYVELANKAATLNGHSDNGAFWRSLYETPTFEEDLETLWKELEPLYQNVHAYVRRALYKKYGPNYISLKGPIPAHLLGNMWAQTWSGIMDLVMPYPHATQVDATPAMVAQGWNATRMFQESDNFFTSLGLLPMPKEFWDKSMLEKPSDGRQVVCHASAWDFYNRKDFRIKQCTVVTMDDLITVHHEMGHVQYFLQYKDWPVSFRDGANPGFHEAIGDVLALSVSTPKHLQSIGLLNKVENNHESDINFLMSMALDKIAFLPFGYLMDQWRWKVFDGRIPPTEYNKEWWNLRMKYQGLCPPVTRTEDDFDPGAKFHIPANVPYVRYFVSFIIQFQFHKALCDAANHVGPLHTCDIYKSQEAGKLLGDLMKLGFSKPWPEAMAMITGQSKMSAQPLMQYFQPLIEWLEAENNKNNDIRGWPEYDWKPLSSADVKDEGKVDFLGMGVDNAAATAGQWILLVIGLVLLVATILLAYKYRKSKKPEKSLSTMELKQKD; encoded by the exons atgtggaGGGTTGCCATGGGTGCTGGCGTGAACAGGTTACTGtgggctgtgctgctgctgccagtCTTTGGGCTCTCTGAAGCTCTGCGAGACAGCTGGCTGCCAGGGGAATACGCAAACACCACCGCTGATGCATTGAGGTTCCTCGACGAATATAACGGCACTGCTGAGGAAGTGCTTTTCTACAGCGTGTCTGCCAATTGGAACTACAACACCAACTTGACAGAGCACAACTCCAAACTTCAG GTCGAAGCAACCTTAGAAGAACAAGCCTTCTCTGAAGCCTGGGGGTTGAAGGCCAAGCGTGTCTTTTCTCGTGAGCTTCTCAACTCCCTCCCTGATCCCACAGACAAGACATTGATGGAAAAGATCATGTCACTGGGTGCTGCCAACCTTCCGCCGCttgaaagagaagag TACAACACCATTCTAAGCACTATGGACAGTATTTACTCAAAAGCTAAGGTTCACCCACAGCCAAATATAAGCTGGAGCCTCGAGCCTG agctCACAGAAATCATGGCCAACTCCAGGAGCTACAAGAAGCTGCTGTTTGCCTGGGAGGGCTGGCACAATGCCTCAGGTCGGCCCCTCAAGCAGCACTATCCCAGGTTTGTGGAGCTCAGCAACAAAGCCTCTCAGGCTGATG GATTTGCCGACACAGGAGCTGATTGGCGCTCTTGGTATGAGAGTGAAACCTTTCAGCAGGATATAGACAAACTCTTCAAGACCATTGAGCCACTCTACCTGAACCTGCATGCTTTTGTGCGCCGCCAGCTTTACAACCAGTACGGTCCCAAATACATCAACCTGAAAGGACCGATCCCTGCCCACCTGTTGG GAAATATGTGGGCCCAAACCTGGAACAACATTTATGATACGATGATCCCATTTCCTGACAAACCCAACCTCGATGTGACCGCTGAAATGGTCAAACAA GGCTACAATGCCACACACATGTTTCGTGTGGCTGAGGAGTTCTTCACCTCTCTGGGGTTAAAAGAGATGCCCGAGGAATTCTGGGATGGTTCCATGCTTGTTAAACCTGACAATCGTGATGTTGTCTGCCATGCATCTGCCTGGGACTTTTACAACCGCAAAGACTTCAG AATCAAGCAGTGCACCACAGTGACGATGGAGCAGCTCTTCACGGTACACCACGAAATGGGACATATCCAGTATTACCTACAGTACAAGGACCAGCCTGTGGGCTTCCGTCGCGGAGCCAACCCTGGTTTCCATGAAGCCATTGGCGATGTCATGTCTCTATCCGTTTCAACACCAAAGCATCTGCATACCATTAATCTGCTGGAGACTCTGACCTCTGATGATG AAATGGACCTCAACTTCTTGTTGAAGATGGCTCTGGAGAAGATAGCCTTTCTTCCTTTCGGCTACCTCATCGACCTCTGGAGATGGGGTGTGTTTAGTGGACACACCCCTCCAGAGCGGTACAACTCTGAGTGGTGGTACCTCAG AACAAAATATCAAGGAATTTGCCCACCGATCCAGCGTACAGAGGAAGACTTTGATCCTGGGGCAAAATACCACATCCCTGGAAACACCCCATACATCAG GTATTTTGTCAGCTTCATCTTGCAGTTCCAGTTTCATGAAAAGCTGTGCGAGGCAGCCAATCACACCGGCCCTCTGTACACATGTGACATCTACCGCTCTGCTGAGGCAGGAGCCATTCTGGA GAAAGTCCTTCAGGCTGGCTCTTCCAAACCATGGCCTCAGGTGCTTCAGGAGGCTATTGGTACCAAGGAGATGAATGCCAATTCACTAATGAAATACTTTGATCCTGTAATTAAGTGGCTGGAAAAACAAAATGGGAATGAGACCTTGGGATGGCCTGACTTCAACTGGGTCCCGCCCATCCCTGAAGGTTACCCTGAAGATATAG ACAAGAATACAGATGAGCTCGATGCAAAGAAATTCCTGGACGAATACAACAGTACAGCTGAAGTGGTGtggaatacatacacagaggccTCCTGGAAGTACAATACAGACATCAACGAAGTGAATAAGCAGGCCATG CTTGAAAAGAACCTGGAGATGTCGGCACACACCCTGAAGTATGGACTCCAGGCTCGCCAGTATGACACCACGGACTTCCAGGATGACTTGGTCAAAAGGATCATGAATAAACTCAGTGACATTGAGAGGGCTGCGCTGTCCTCAGAAGAACTTAAAGAG TACAACACTCTTCTGTCTAATATGGAGACAAAGTACAGTGTGGCTGAGGTTTGCCGAGATAATGGCAATTGCCATCCTCTGGATCCAG ATCTCCAGAAGATCATGGCAGAGTCCAGGGATTATGATGAACTCTTGTTCGCTTGGAAAGGATGGAGAGATGCAGCTGGCAAAGTCCTTCGTCAGGATTATAAAAGATATGTTGAACTGGCCAACAAAGCTGCCACACTAAATG GTCACTCTGATAATGGGGCTTTCTGGCGGTCCCTGTATGAAACCCCAACTTTTGAGGAAGACCTGGAGACTCTGTGGAAGGAGCTGGAGCCACTCTATCAGAACGTACATGCCTACGTTCGAAGGGCTCTGTACAAAAAATATGGTCCGAACTACATCAGCCTAAAGGGACCCATTCCTGCTCATTTGCTGG GCAACATGTGGGCACAGACGTGGTCTGGAATAATGGATTTGGTCATGCCCTACCCACATGCCACGCAAGTTGATGCCACGCCAGCAATGGTGGCACAG GGCTGGAATGCCACCAGGATGTTTCAGGAATCGGACAATTTTTTCACCTCTCTGGGTCTTCTGCCAATGCCAAAAGAATTCTGGGACAAATCCATGTTGGAGAAGCCGTCTGACGGACGGCAGGTGGTGTGCCACGCTTCTGCGTGGGACTTCTATAACCGAAAAGACTTCAG GATAAAACAGTGCACTGTTGTGACTATGGATGACTTGATCACCGTGCACCACGAGATGGGCCACGTACAGTACTTTCTACAGTACAAGGATTGGCCCGTGTCCTTTCGCGATGGAGCCAACCCCGGCTTCCACGAGGCCATCGGTGACGTGCTCGCCCTCTCAGTGTCCACGCCCAAACATCTGCAGAGCATCGGCCTCCTGAACAAAGTTGAGAACAACCACG AGAGTGATATCAACTTTCTGATGAGTATGGCACTTGACAAGATCGCCTTCCTACCTTTCGGCTACCTGATGGACCAGTGGAGGTGGAAAGTATTTGACGGGCGCATCCCGCCGACTGAGTATAATAAAGAGTGGTGGAACCTCAG AATGAAGTACCAGGGCCTGTGTCCTCCTGTAACTCGCACTGAGGATGACTTTGATCCCGGTGCAAAGTTCCACATCCCTGCCAACGTACCTTATGTCAG GTACTTTGTCAGCTTCATcattcagtttcagtttcacAAGGCTTTGTGTGATGCAGCAAATCATGTTGGGCCTCTCCATACCTGCGACATCTACAAATCTCAAGAAGCTGGGAAGCTGCTGGG tgatTTGATGAAGCTTGGATTCAGTAAGCCTTGGCCTGAAGCCATGGCCATGATCACAGGCCAGTCCAAAATGAGTGCCCAGCCACTCATGCAGTATTTCCAACCTCTCATTGAATGGCTGGAAGCAGAGAATAACAAGAACAACGATATCCGTGGATGGCCCGAGTACGACTGGAAACCTTTGA GTTCTGCAGATGTAAAGGACGAGGGCAAAGTGGATTTCCTGGGAATGGGTGTGGACAATGCAGCTGCCACAGCTGGCCAGTGGATCCTGTTGGTCATTGGTCTGGTTCTCTTGGTGGCCACCATCCTTCTTGCCTACAAGTACCGAAAGTCAAAAAAGCCTGAAAAGTCCTTATCCACAATGGAGCTCAAGCAAAAAGACTAG